A single window of Gossypium arboreum isolate Shixiya-1 chromosome 13, ASM2569848v2, whole genome shotgun sequence DNA harbors:
- the LOC108464297 gene encoding 26S proteasome regulatory subunit 6B homolog, with the protein MAASAIVAEPKPTAEPPFPATRSDLGQYPMGDPTGAEEDDLYCKLKSFQRQLEFIDIQEEYVKDEQKNLKRELLRAQEEVKRIQSVPLVIGQFMEMVDQNNGIVGSTTGSNYYVRILSTINRELLKPSASVALHRHSNALVDVLPPEADSSISLLSQSEKPDVTYNDIGGCDIQKQEIREAVELPLTHHELYKQIGIDPPRGVLLYGPPGTGKTMLAKAVANHTTAAFIRVVGSEFVQKYLGEGPRMVRDVFRLAKENAPAIIFIDEVDAIATARFDAQTGADREVQRILMELLNQMDGFDQTVNVKVIMATNRADTLDPALLRPGRLDRKIEFPLPDRRQKRLVFQVCTAKMNLSDEVDLEDYVSRPDKISAAEIAAICQEAGMHAVRKNRYVILPKDFEKGYRTNVKKPDTDFEFYK; encoded by the exons ATGGCAGCCTCTGCAATTGTGGCGGAACCCAAACCCACGGCGGAGCCGCCTTTTCCCGCCACAAGATCCGACCTTGGACAGTACCCGATGGGGGACCCAACGGGAGCCGAGGAGGACGATCTGTATTGCAAGTTGAAATCCTTTCAAAGGCAGTTGGAGTTCATAGACATCCAAGAAGAGTATGTGAAAGACGAACAGAAGAATCTCAAGAGAGAGCTGTTGAGGGCTCAGGAGGAAGTCAAGCGGATCCAGTCGGTGCCCTTGGTCATTGGCCAGTTCATGGAAATGGTCGATCAAAACAATGGAATCGTTGGCTCCACTACGGGATCCAATTATTATGTAAGGATATTGAGCACCATCAACAGAGAGCTTCTAAAGCCGTCGGCTTCGGTGGCTCTTCACCGTCACTCCAACGCTCTAGTCGACGTTTTGCCTCCCGAGGCCGATTCCAGTATCTCTCTGCTTAGCCAGTCGGAGAAGCCTGATGTTACGTACAAC GATATTGGAGGATGTGACATCCAAAAGCAAGAAATTCGTGAGGCAGTGGAGCTACCATTGACTCATCATGAGCTCTACAAGCAGATTGGGATTGACCCTCCTCGTGGTGTTTTACTCTATGGTCCCCCTGGCACTGGAAAAACCATGCTTGCAAAGGCTGTTGCTAACCATACAACTGCTGCCTTCATTAGAGTAGTTGGATCTGAATTTGTTCAGAAGTATTTGGGTGAG GGGCCACGGATGGTTCGTGATGTCTTCCGTCTTGCTAAAGAAAATGCTCCAGCTATTATCTTTATTGACGAGGTAGATGCCATTGCTACTGCTAGGTTTGATGCTCAAACCGGTGCTGATAGAGAAGTTCAGCGTATCCTCATGGAACTCCTGAATCAG ATGGACGGGTTTGATCAGACTGTGAATGTTAAGGTCATTATGGCAACCAATCGAGCAGACACTTTGGACCCTGCTCTTCTTCGTCCTGGAAGGCTTGACCGAAAGATTGAGTTCCCTTTACCTGATAGAAGGCAGAAGAGACTTGTTTTCCAG GTTTGCACTGCTAAAATGAACCTAAGTGATGAGGTGGACTTGGAGGATTATGTTTCTCGACCAGATAAAATTAGTGCTGCAGAG ATTGCTGCAATCTGCCAAGAAGCTGGAATGCATGCAGTTCGCAAGAACCGATATGTCATACTTCCCAAGGACTTTGAAAAGGGTTACAGAACAAATGTGAAGAAGCCTGACACTGACTTTGAGTTCTACAAATGA
- the LOC108462348 gene encoding uncharacterized protein LOC108462348 produces MVEYSDEEYTIQHFTHLHPLKLVDSNQKDEVICSICVELCSSSSSSTYGCMKCKFFLHKSCMKSISRQLINHHIHPCTLIFITDPDGSDECDCCGERIVPGMKFSCGACEFDVHVKCALFPTIDSEDSKEIQHFCHPHTLALVQNDEEYGSEPRCVACAQICLAPAPTFRCSRSCDRFFLHKSCYVKIPYKFVNFKHPFHPKHLFTITSLPYNDHIRTCDACFRGIDSTLLAYSCLKSECKFNLHLDCYKLVPSITFSGHQHLLTLFEKTTDLTCHLCGVNCRNFVF; encoded by the coding sequence ATGGTAGAATATTCAGATGAGGAGTACACCATTCAACATTTCACTCATCTTCATCCCTTAAAACTTGTTGATTCCAACCAGAAAGATGAAGTGATCTGCTCCATTTGTGTAGAGCTctgctcttcttcttcttcttctacctATGGTTGCATGAAATGCAAGTTTTTCCTTCATAAATCTTGCATGAAGAGCATTTCGCGACAGTTGATCAATCATCACATCCATCCATGCACTCTCATATTCATCACAGATCCTGACGGTAGTGACGAATGTGATTGTTGTGGTGAACGTATTGTCCCCGGCATGAAGTTCAGCTGTGGAGCATGTGAATTCGATGTCCATGTCAAATGTGCCCTATTTCCCACCATAGACTCTGAAGATTCCAAAGAAATCCAGCATTTCTGTCACCCGCATACACTAGCACTTGTCCAAAACGATGAAGAATATGGCAGCGAACCTCGTTGTGTAGCATGTGCACAGATTTGCTTAGCTCCCGCACCAACTTTCAGGTGTAGCAGATCATGCGACCGCTTCTTTTTACATAAATCATGCTATGTTAAAATACCTTacaaatttgtaaattttaagcATCCTTTTCATCCCAAACACCTTTTCACCATCACATCCCTTCCATACAATGATCATATCCGCACTTGTGATGCATGTTTCCGAGGCATTGATTCAACTCTCTTAGCATATAGCTGTCTGAAATCTGAGTGTAAGTTTAACCTTCACTTGGATTGTTATAAGCTGGTGCCCTCTATTACGTTTAGTGGCCATCAACACCTTCTCACTCTCTTTGAGAAAACAACCGATCTTACTTGCCATCTTTGTGGTGTAAACTGCCGTAACTTCGTTTTTTGA